CCGCCAACCGCAGCGAGCGCATGATGCAGTGGCTGCACGCGAGTTTTGGGATCGGCATGACGCTCGGCCCGCTGATCATGACCGCTGTGCTGGAAAGCGACCGCTCGTGGCGGCTGGGATACGTGATCGTGGGCGTGGCGCAAATCGTGCTGGCGGTGACGTTCGCGGCCACGGCCTCGATGTGGCGCGGGTCCGTTAAAACGTCCGAGGAACGCGCCGAGACTGAGCCGGAGAACGCGCCCTCCCTGCTGGAGACGCTCCGGTTGCGCGGCGCGTGGCTGAGCATCGCCATTTTTGCGACGTACTGCGCGCTGGAATACAGCGTCGGGCAGTGGAGTTACACCCTGTTCACCGAGTCGCGCGGGATCGCCGAGGACACCGCCGGGCTGTGGGTGAGCATCTATTGGGGTATGTTCACGCTGGGGCGCATCCTGGGGGGCGTGACCAGCGCGCGACTGGGCATGGCGCGCCTGCTCCAGATGGGCACGATCGGCGCGATCGCCGGGACGGCGCTGCTGTGGTGGAACCCGGTCGCCACGTCGGGCGGCGTCGCCGTCGGGCTGTTGGGCTTTTCGTTAGCGCCGATCTTCCCCGCGCTGATCTCGACCACGGCGCAGCGCGTCGGCCCGCGCCACACGCCGAACACGATCGGCTTCGAGGTCGGCGCGGCCAGCGCCGGGATCGCTGTCATTCCCGCGCTGCTGGGCGTGCTGGCCGATGCGTGGGGCCTGAAAACGATCGAGGTGGCGCTGTTCGTGCTGGCGCTATTCGTGTTCGGCCTGTACAACCTGATCCAGATGATGCTGGCGCACCGCATCCCCGTGCAGGAGTTGCCGCCCGTCGCGACGCAAGAGAGCGTCGCGCCCGTACACGATTATTCCTAAGGGCGACCTGTCTTGCGTGATACGTGGCGGCTCGTTGGGACTGGGCTGTGCGGATAAACAAAATAGCCCGGTTGGGGTAGAGACCTCACCCCCGGCCCCGCCCGTCAGGCGAAAATATTAGGGGCAGATCAAAAAAGGCTCACCGTGCGTGAGCCTTTTTTAGTCGCAATCGTTCGAAGCGCGGGCGGCTTTACACTGCCGTGACGTGCTTGGTCACCTTCGTGCGTTCCAGCACCTCGACGTAAAAATCTTCCAGCTTGCCGATCAGCACGCGCCAGTCGTACTTCTCGACGGCGGTGCGCCGGGCGTTTTCGCCCAATTCACGGGCCAGCTCCGGCTGTTCCAGCAGGCACAGGACCTTGTCCGCGAAGTCGCCCGCTTCTTCCGCCGCCAGCAGGCCAATGCGGTCTTCTTCGAACAGCGGCTTGATGTCGCCCACCGGGTTGGAGACGGTCGGGCGGCCAATGCTCATATAGTCGCCGATCTTGTTCGGCCAGCGCCCGACGTTGTACACCTTTTCGGGGAAGGGCAGCAGGAACAGATCCGCGCAGCCGAGCGCCCAGGGAAGCTCCTCGAAGGGCAGGAAACCGGTCAGGTGCAGGTTGTTTTCCATGCCGTGCTGGCTGGCGATATGCCGCACTTCTTCCCCCGCGCGCCCGGTGATCAGGATCTTCAGGTTCGGGAACTTTTCCTTGACGATGGCGGCGGAACGCATCACCAGCTCCAGGTCGAAGTGGGAGTCCATGCTGGAAAAGCCCAGGATTACGCCATCTTCGGGCAGACCCATGTGCACCCGGCATTCCGCCGTGGTCCGCGCCTGGAACAGGTCCGGCAGCGTGCCGCCCGGCAGTCGCAGGATGTGGTCGGCGGGCATCCCCAGCCCCTCGGCGCGCTTGCCCAGCGCGCGCGAGATCACGGTCAGCCCGTCCGCCTTGGTGCGGAACGCCTCTTCGTAATACGTTTCGACGGGGCCAAACAGCATCTGGTACCAGCGCGGGCGCGCTTCGGCGATGATCCCGCCCCGGCCCCACCAATCGTTCCAGTCCGTGATCCACGGCAGGTGATGCTGCTTGACGTAGCGCATGGCCGGGTAAATGGTGGACAGGCGCGTCTCGAAGCAGTGCACCAGATCCCAGTCGCTTTCGCCCTTCAGGTAGCGCGTGCGGTTGTAAGCGTTCCAGACGTCCCACCCAGCGCGCGCCTTGCCGAACAGCAGGTCCGGCATCTCGACGATCGGCACGCCGTCCCACTCCGACTCTACGATGCCGGTGCGGCGGGATTCTGCGGTAACGATGAGCTTGACCGTGTGCCCGCGTTCCATCAGATATTTGGCGATGATGTGCGGTCTCGCCTGGGCTTTATGCCGGCGATGATGAGTCATCATGAGAATACGTAGACGAGTGGACAGGGTAGCCTCCTACAGGGTTGGGTAGCTATAAGTTCACCGGGCTAAACCCCGCCAGATAGCCCGCCAGACTCGAACGTTGACTGGGGTTGATGTCTATCCGTTACTATTGAACCCACACTTTCAGCGCGATATCGCGCTCGATCGGCGGCAGCGCGATCAGCATCGGCTCCGACGTGTGGATGGTCGTTTGCACGTCGGTGATCGTGCCGTCGTAGGGGTTCCAGAGTTCGATCCAGTACTGGCCGGGCACCAGCCCGCTGATGCTGAGCGTCGCGCCCTGCACGATGGCCGGTTCGGTCTGGTCGTCGAAGCTCTGCTTGTTGTGAATCCAGACCAGCGCGCGGTCGTCCTGTGTCAGGCCGAGCGTTTCGAGCTGCACGTCCGAGACGCTGACCGTGCCCAGCGCATAGGGCGTCAGCCCTTCCGGCTCGCTGCCCAGGTAGGTCGACAGGGCGCGGAAGTGCCCGTACTGGTCGTAATCGTGCACGAGGTCGAAGTAGTGCGGCAGCAGCGCAGCTTTCATCATGGTGGCGGTCCACAGCGCGTTGTGCAGCCCGATGCCCGCCACGTCGAGTGCGTCGGTGTCGCCGTTGGAGTCGATGCCCCACTCGCCGATCAGGCACGGACTGGTCGTTTCGGCATAAAAGGCGTTCAGGTAATCCACCAGATTCTTGACCGTGTCGTTGGTGAACAGCGGCAGGTTGTACAGGTGGAAGTTGCAGATGTCCATGTCGGGAATCTGCCAGAGTTCGAAGTACCAGCTGTCTTCCGGCCAGAAGCGGATCGGCGTGGCGACGTTGGTCGTGACGAGATGATCGTAGGGATCGATCTCTTTCAGATATTCGGCCATCTCGGTATGCCAATCGACCGTCGATTCGAGTACTGCGTCGGTGGTGTCCGGCTCGCGCAGCAGCCAGTCGAACTCGTTGAACAGTTCCCAGGCGAACATCGAGGACGAATAGCCCCACCGCGCGATGATGTAGCGTAACTGATTCTTGAAATAGGACTTGGCTTCTTCGTTGCTGAAAAAGTCCAGCGGCTGCTCCAACATACCGCCATTCGCCACGTTGTACGGGCTGGAGACCCACGCCTGACTTTCGGTGCCCGCGAAACTGCCCAGCGCCAGCGCCTGCTCGATGTTCACGATGGCGGTCATGTGCTCGTCGTGCACGAGGTTCATCAACTGATCGAACTTCCACGCGCTCGCCAGGTTGTAGCCGTTCAGGCCCTGGTAGTGACGCCACACGCCATACTCGAACCGGCCCGGCGACCACGTCAGCGCGCCGTCGTTGGGCGTCATCTGCAACCGGATCATGTTGATGCCGTTGACGGCGAACTGCGGCAGGCGGTCGTAGTACACGTCCAGGCCGTAGTCATCATTCGAGGTCCACGTACTGTTTTCGTTGATCCCGATTGGCACGAACGGCTCGCCGGTTTCGTATTCGAACGTGCGCTGGCCGATTGGCCCCAGGTGGATGAATGGCTTTTCGTCGGATTCGACGGCCTCGAAGCTACCGGAGGTGAGATCCGTGGTGCCGTTAGCGTCGGTGACGCTGGCCGCATACGTATAGGTCCCCAACTGCTGCGGGGCAAAGCGTACCATCCACACGGGATCCCCGGCAGGCTCGAATTCCTCGTAGCGCCCCTCGACCGAGCGCGTGAACGCCTGGTACACGAAGCCGGGCATCACCAGCACGTCGCCATCCGGCGCGGTAAACGTCGCCTCGACGCTGACTTGCGCCGGGTCGAACGGGTTATCGTAGCCGGTGGTCCAGTCGAGCGTCAGCTCGAACTTCTGGTACAGCCCCACGGTGGGGATGTCCTCCTGGGCCAGAGCCATCCCAGGCGCGCCGAGTGAGCCGCCTGCCAGTGACAGGATCAGCGCCAGCAGTACGGCGGTCCCGACCAGTCGCCGTGTGGCACTGTGGCCCGGATGCCGTGCCGCTCGACGCGGCTGATCTATGAGATCCATCATTGTCTCCTTGGCCTATCAGGTCGAATAGGCCTCGTAAAGCGTTTGATACTGCTCGACCATGCGCGCCACGCTAAAGTGATCCTGGACGTGCTGCCGCCCCTGGGAGCCGATGCGCTCGCGGCGCGCGGGATCGTCCATAAGGGAGGCCAATGCGGCGGTCAGGCCCGGCACGTCGCCGGGAGCCACCAACAGTCCCGTCTCGCCGTCTGTCACGACTTCGGGAATGCCGCCCACGTGCGACGCGACGACCGGCTTATGCGCGGCCATCGCTTCGAGCAAACTGAGCGGCAACCCCTCAGAGAAAGAAGGTAGCACAAAGACGTCGGAGGCTGCTAGCACCGCAGGGATATCCCGGCGAAATCCGCTGAAGACCACGCTGTCCGTGACGCTCAGATCCGCCGCCAACTGCTTGAGCGGCGCGTCGAGTTCGCCCTCGCCCACGATCAGCGCGCGGGCCTGTGGATGGTCGGGTGCGAGACGGGCCGTGGCGCGCAGTAGATCTTCGATCCCCTTGCCGCCGATGAGCCGCCCGGTATAGGTCATGACGAACGCGTCCGGCGCGAGGCCCAGCCCTGCGCGTGTCGTGTCGCGCGCGTCCGGTTGGTAGAAGCGTGCGATGTCGATGCCATTATAAATGGTCGTGATGCGGTCCGCGCGCAGGCGCAGCCGCTGGATGGCCTGCTGGCGCAGCAGTTCGGTCACGGTGACGACGTGGTTCGAAGCGCGCATGGTGGGCCAGTAGACCATGTTGCGCACGCGCCATCCGGTTTGGCCGCGCACGTAGGCCATGTTGTGCTTGGTCGAGATGACCACCGGATGCCGGTGCGAAATCCGCGCGGCGATCCCGCCCAGGATATCCGGACGCATGACGTGCGTATGCAGAAGGTCGATGTCGTGCGCATCGATGGCGCGCGCGATCTGCCGCACGAGGCCCAGCCCCAGCCGACCGGGGGCCATGCCGAAGTTGACGACGGTCGCACCCGCCTGCCCGAAGCGATCTTCCAGCGGCCCGCCGGTGGCTTTCAGCCCGCCAACATAGAACTCGAACTGCTCGTGATCCAATCCCTTAATCAGGGTGAGCACCAGATTGTTGCTCGACCCATCGGCAAATTCGTTGACGAGATAAAGCACTTTCGTTCTTGCCACGGTTACCCGGCTCCTGTTGCCGTCTGCTGGACGGGCAGGGGATAGGTCAGGAAGGTGCGCGGGATCGAAACGCTCTGGCGGCCTGTTTCGTCCGCCGGGTGGCGCTCGATCGCTTCGAGTGGGCGATCACCCACGATGATCTGTGCCTGGGTGCTGTCCGGCACGTAAAAGGTGATGCCCTGCAGGTCTTCGACGGGCGGCAAATGCTGCCCGGCCAGCGGATCGGCCACGCCGTAGACGCGGATCATCGTCTCGCCCTTGTCGTTCGTTTCTTGCGACCACAGCAGGTACTTGTGGTTGATGTAATACGTCAGCAGGCGCGCCGTCGTGGTGATGTAGATCTCCCCGGCGCGGTGCACCTCGGCCAGATTGCGCAGCGCAGCCTGGGTTTCGGGCGGCAGGTAGGGCGGTTCTTCCGGCCCGACGCCAATGTGCGTATAGATCACCATCACGCCTTTGGACCGGATCAGCGCTTTGAGCGTCTGGGGCCGCAGCACGTAGGCCAGCCCCCAACTGTTGTGCCCGTACGACTGCCCCTGCCAGTAGGTGTTGCAGCGCTGGAACTCGTAGACCTGCTGGCCGTCGGTCAGGGTGTGCACGCGCATGAACTTGTTGCCCGCGTGGATGGCGAAGCGCTCTTTGCCCAGGTAGGCCAGCGTGATCTTGGCCACCTCTTTGACGAGGCTCCTGGTCGTGTCCTTCAGGTGGTGGCGGTCGAGGATGTTGGCGAAGGCCCGCAGCGAGAACGGCACGCCGTGTCCCACGATGTTGCTGCCGCGCCCCTTCCACACGAAGCGGATGCCGTAGGCCAGCGTGGCGTCGGCGTGGTAGATGGGCGAGTCCGGCACGTCACCCGTGCCGGGGGTGGTGTCCTTGCCGAAGTCCGACGGGGCCTGCGAGTGATCGACCCACACCTTCAGCTTGCAGCCGCTGTCCTCAAGCGCCTTCAGGCCGGTGAGGGCCTGCTCGCGCGTGGTCGCCCCGTCGCCCCAGGAATGGATGCAGTCAATGTACCCGGCCTTGATCATCGTCTCGATGACCTCGCGGTCGTGCGGGCGGCTGGAGAAGTACCCGAAGTCGTCGTCGAGCGGGTAGGGGAAGAACGTGTTGCCGATCTCCAGCCCGACGCCCGGCCCCATCGACGTCTCTTCGGTCGTGTTCAGGAACTCCTGAATCGCCAGGAAGCGCTCGACGGTGGTCGTGCCGTCGATGTCGCTACAAATGGTCATGGCCGCCTTGTAGGGGTACGGGTAGCGCCGCAGCGCGATAGTCTCGCCCTTCGGCTGGACGGGCGCGGCTGCGGGCTGTACTGGGGCGGGTTCAGCATGGGCCGGACCGTGCTTGTGCGCGCTGGCCTGCTCGTAGACGGCTTTGGTCTGCGCCGCGACGACCTCCGGCGCCCACTCGGCTTCGTTCTTGCGCCGGGCGTTCTGGCCCATGCGGTGCCGCAGATCGGGGTCCTTCAGCAGCCTGATGATCGCGTCGGCCAGGGCGCGTTCGTCGCGCGGCGCGACCAGCAGCCCCGTCTCGCCCTCGTCGACCGCTTCCGGCAGCCCGCCGACGGTCGTCGCCACCACCGGCTTGCCGAAGGTGTACGCGACCGGGATCACGCCGCTCTGCGACGCGTCGGTGTAGGGCAGCGCGATGACGCTCGCCTGCTGGAACAGCTCCGCACGGCGCTCATCGGGCACGTATTCGTTGTACACCGTGAACCTGTCCGGGTGGACCATCATCTGCGTGTAGCGGTCGAAGTCCTCGCCGCGCCCGGCGATGACGATGTGCGCGTCAGGCACCTGCTCGGTGATCAGCGGCTCGGCCTTGATCAGGTATTCCAGGCCCTTGTACTCCCAGATGCGTCCGAAGAACAGGATCGTGTTCGGCTGCTCGTGCACGTGCGATTGGGCGGTTTCGTCGCCCAGCGTGATGTGCGGCACGACGTGCACGCGGTCGCCGGGTAGGTTTAGGTCGTCGATGCACACCTGCTTGAGCTGCTCGCCGTGCACGATCACCTCGTCGGCACGGCGGTAGCCGAAGTCCATGATGCGCTGTGGTACGCGTGACGCTTCGGGATCGCCGGAGTGGTGGCGCGGATCGTGAATGGTGATCACCAGAGGGTAGCGCCCAATCAGCGGCAGCGCGAGGTTGAACCACATGTGCCCGTGCTGGAAGTGCACCACATCGGGATCGAAGGCGCGGATCTGGCGCGCGATGTCCAGCGCCAGCTTGCCCTGGCGCAGCACGTGGCGCACGCGCGGCTTGTCGAACGGGCGGAAGTCCACCGACGGGCCGAGCTGGTCCACGAACGGCGCGGATTGTTCCTTGGGCAAAAACAGCATCACCTGGGCATCCTGAAAGGCGCTTGCCAGTTTGATGCAGTACTCCTCGAACTCGAATGAGACAAACGCGATCTTCATCTAGCAACCCTTTCCGTGCCGCCGACCGGTCAGACGGTGTTAATGAACTCCAGCACCGGCTCAAGGACCGAGTTCCAGTCCGCATCTTCAGTGTACTGCACCGCGTTGTTGGCATACCGCTGGCGCAGGTCCGCATCGTTCAGCAGCGCGATCGCCGCCTGCGCGATGGA
This sequence is a window from Aggregatilinea lenta. Protein-coding genes within it:
- a CDS encoding MFS transporter; protein product: MAAARRSALFLTLLIFVAFISLGLPDGLLGIAAPSIRRTFGLPLDAIGIMFITGTAGYFLSSISSGRLLAWLGVGRLLALSSLLTASALLGYAASPAWGMMVALGFVSGLGAGAIDAGLNTYVAANRSERMMQWLHASFGIGMTLGPLIMTAVLESDRSWRLGYVIVGVAQIVLAVTFAATASMWRGSVKTSEERAETEPENAPSLLETLRLRGAWLSIAIFATYCALEYSVGQWSYTLFTESRGIAEDTAGLWVSIYWGMFTLGRILGGVTSARLGMARLLQMGTIGAIAGTALLWWNPVATSGGVAVGLLGFSLAPIFPALISTTAQRVGPRHTPNTIGFEVGAASAGIAVIPALLGVLADAWGLKTIEVALFVLALFVFGLYNLIQMMLAHRIPVQELPPVATQESVAPVHDYS
- a CDS encoding glycosyltransferase is translated as MTHHRRHKAQARPHIIAKYLMERGHTVKLIVTAESRRTGIVESEWDGVPIVEMPDLLFGKARAGWDVWNAYNRTRYLKGESDWDLVHCFETRLSTIYPAMRYVKQHHLPWITDWNDWWGRGGIIAEARPRWYQMLFGPVETYYEEAFRTKADGLTVISRALGKRAEGLGMPADHILRLPGGTLPDLFQARTTAECRVHMGLPEDGVILGFSSMDSHFDLELVMRSAAIVKEKFPNLKILITGRAGEEVRHIASQHGMENNLHLTGFLPFEELPWALGCADLFLLPFPEKVYNVGRWPNKIGDYMSIGRPTVSNPVGDIKPLFEEDRIGLLAAEEAGDFADKVLCLLEQPELARELGENARRTAVEKYDWRVLIGKLEDFYVEVLERTKVTKHVTAV
- a CDS encoding DUF5060 domain-containing protein; the encoded protein is MDLIDQPRRAARHPGHSATRRLVGTAVLLALILSLAGGSLGAPGMALAQEDIPTVGLYQKFELTLDWTTGYDNPFDPAQVSVEATFTAPDGDVLVMPGFVYQAFTRSVEGRYEEFEPAGDPVWMVRFAPQQLGTYTYAASVTDANGTTDLTSGSFEAVESDEKPFIHLGPIGQRTFEYETGEPFVPIGINENSTWTSNDDYGLDVYYDRLPQFAVNGINMIRLQMTPNDGALTWSPGRFEYGVWRHYQGLNGYNLASAWKFDQLMNLVHDEHMTAIVNIEQALALGSFAGTESQAWVSSPYNVANGGMLEQPLDFFSNEEAKSYFKNQLRYIIARWGYSSSMFAWELFNEFDWLLREPDTTDAVLESTVDWHTEMAEYLKEIDPYDHLVTTNVATPIRFWPEDSWYFELWQIPDMDICNFHLYNLPLFTNDTVKNLVDYLNAFYAETTSPCLIGEWGIDSNGDTDALDVAGIGLHNALWTATMMKAALLPHYFDLVHDYDQYGHFRALSTYLGSEPEGLTPYALGTVSVSDVQLETLGLTQDDRALVWIHNKQSFDDQTEPAIVQGATLSISGLVPGQYWIELWNPYDGTITDVQTTIHTSEPMLIALPPIERDIALKVWVQ
- a CDS encoding glycosyltransferase family 4 protein, with translation MARTKVLYLVNEFADGSSNNLVLTLIKGLDHEQFEFYVGGLKATGGPLEDRFGQAGATVVNFGMAPGRLGLGLVRQIARAIDAHDIDLLHTHVMRPDILGGIAARISHRHPVVISTKHNMAYVRGQTGWRVRNMVYWPTMRASNHVVTVTELLRQQAIQRLRLRADRITTIYNGIDIARFYQPDARDTTRAGLGLAPDAFVMTYTGRLIGGKGIEDLLRATARLAPDHPQARALIVGEGELDAPLKQLAADLSVTDSVVFSGFRRDIPAVLAASDVFVLPSFSEGLPLSLLEAMAAHKPVVASHVGGIPEVVTDGETGLLVAPGDVPGLTAALASLMDDPARRERIGSQGRQHVQDHFSVARMVEQYQTLYEAYST
- a CDS encoding glycosyltransferase family 4 protein; translated protein: MKIAFVSFEFEEYCIKLASAFQDAQVMLFLPKEQSAPFVDQLGPSVDFRPFDKPRVRHVLRQGKLALDIARQIRAFDPDVVHFQHGHMWFNLALPLIGRYPLVITIHDPRHHSGDPEASRVPQRIMDFGYRRADEVIVHGEQLKQVCIDDLNLPGDRVHVVPHITLGDETAQSHVHEQPNTILFFGRIWEYKGLEYLIKAEPLITEQVPDAHIVIAGRGEDFDRYTQMMVHPDRFTVYNEYVPDERRAELFQQASVIALPYTDASQSGVIPVAYTFGKPVVATTVGGLPEAVDEGETGLLVAPRDERALADAIIRLLKDPDLRHRMGQNARRKNEAEWAPEVVAAQTKAVYEQASAHKHGPAHAEPAPVQPAAAPVQPKGETIALRRYPYPYKAAMTICSDIDGTTTVERFLAIQEFLNTTEETSMGPGVGLEIGNTFFPYPLDDDFGYFSSRPHDREVIETMIKAGYIDCIHSWGDGATTREQALTGLKALEDSGCKLKVWVDHSQAPSDFGKDTTPGTGDVPDSPIYHADATLAYGIRFVWKGRGSNIVGHGVPFSLRAFANILDRHHLKDTTRSLVKEVAKITLAYLGKERFAIHAGNKFMRVHTLTDGQQVYEFQRCNTYWQGQSYGHNSWGLAYVLRPQTLKALIRSKGVMVIYTHIGVGPEEPPYLPPETQAALRNLAEVHRAGEIYITTTARLLTYYINHKYLLWSQETNDKGETMIRVYGVADPLAGQHLPPVEDLQGITFYVPDSTQAQIIVGDRPLEAIERHPADETGRQSVSIPRTFLTYPLPVQQTATGAG